A stretch of Lactuca sativa cultivar Salinas chromosome 6, Lsat_Salinas_v11, whole genome shotgun sequence DNA encodes these proteins:
- the LOC111890178 gene encoding uncharacterized protein LOC111890178 produces MKLTEVPMRSGRVGGCDSDVLSSKREVSNNKPQFRPAIDDTKPLLQDPILRSDPIETEEAVLRLPPFPPITSSSQ; encoded by the exons ATGAAACTTACAGAAGTACCTATGAGATCCGGCCGCGTAGGCGGTTGTGACAGCGATGTATTATCAAGCAAGAGAGAAGTTAGCAATAATAAGCCCCAATTCAGGCCGGCTATCGATGACACCAAACCGCTTCTTCAAGATCCG ATTCTAAGATCAGACCCAATCGAGACGGAAGAAGCTGTTCTCCGATTGCCTCCTTTCCCTCCGATTACCTCAAGTTCTCAATGA